The nucleotide sequence ATGATGGCCTCAATAATGGTGGGGTCGGCCATGCGGGCCACCCCACCGGCGGCCCGGATATCGGCGGGGACCCGCTCCAGGGCCATGACGGCGCAGGCCCCCGCCTCCTCGGCAATTTGGGCCTGCTCCGAGTTCACCACATCCATAATCACCCCGCCCTTCAGCATCTGGGCGAGGCCGCACTTTACCCGCCAGGTCCCTCTTTCCATCCCAGCCTCCTTTTAGACTAACCCTATTCTATAACCTGTCCATTGCTGGTGACAAGTCGCCCTGTTGACAGCCTGGGCCACAAGGACTAAATTCTACTGCCAGTGGGTGAATAAGAACAGAGAGAGCGATAGACTGGGGCATCGCCGGCCGGGGGACAGGGTGGTGAGGCTCCACCGGGGCCGGGCCTCTCACCTGAGGCGGGTCCTGGGCATCCCTTCCCTCTACAGCGTTGGCTACGGCAACGTGGGCTCTTCTATCTACTATGCCCTGGGCCTGGTGGCCCTGTGGGCCCTGGGGGCCACCCCCGTCGCCCTGGGGGTGGCAGGGATATTCTTCATATTCACCGCTCTCACCTATGCCGAGGGCACGGCCATGTTCCCCGAGGCCGGGGGCTCGGCCAGCTTCGCCCGCCATGCCTTCAACGACCTCTTCGGCTTCCTGGCGGGGTGGTCCCTTATCTTCGGCTACATCGTGACCATCGCTATCTCGGCCTTTGCCATCCCCCCATATCTGGGTTACTTCTGGGCCCCCCTCAAAGAGTCCCTCCTCCTGGGCCCGGCCATCGCCATGGGCATTGTCTTCTTTCTTGTCCTCATCAACATCGTGGGGATAAAGGAGTCCTCCTTCCTGAATGTGGCCCTGTCTTTGCTGGACATCCTCACTCAGATAGCCATTGTGGTAGTAGGGTTTGTCCTGCTCTTTGACTGGCCCCTGCTAAAGGGGCGTATCCTGGACTTCTGGCCCTCCCCTTCCAAGCTGGTCTTTGGCATTGCCATCGCCACCATCGCCTTCACTGGAATAGAGTCCGTCTCCCAAATGGCGGAGGAGACCCGTCGCCCCGAGAGGAGGGTGCCCGCGGCCCTCATCCTTATGGTGGTCACGGTGCTGGTCCTATTCGCCGGCATCTCCCTGGTGGGGCTTTCGGTGATGACCCCCGACCAACTGGCGGGGGAGTGGGCCAGGGACCCGGTGGCGGGGATTGCCGATGGGCTGAGGGAGGCCATCCACTCCGAGGAGATAGCTCTGAGCGTGGCCCGGGAGCCGGCCCAGGTAATCATCATCCACTGGCTCCTGGAGGTATTCCGCAACCTCTTGCGCCCCCTGGTGGCCCTGTTGGCGGCCACCATCCTGCTTGTCGCCACCAATGCGGGGCTCCTGGGCATCTCCCGGGTGGCCTTCTCCATGGGACAGCACCGCCAGCTCCCCCCCATCTTCAGCCGTATCCACCACGGCTTCAAGACCCCCTACATCTCCATCCTGGTCTTTGGGCTGGTGGCCATCCTCATCCTGGCCCAGGGGATGAGGCAGGCCGATATTTTTGTGAAGATGGGTGGCCTCTACGCCTTCGGCTCCATGCTCTCCTTCGCCCTGGCCCACGCCTCTGTCATTGCCCTGCGGGTGCGTCACCCCCGTCATCACCGCCCCTTCAGGCTCTGGCCCAACCTGAAGATAAAGGGCTGGGAGCTCCCCTGGACCGCCCTGCTGGGTCTCCTGGGCACCGTGGGTGTATGGATAGTCGTTGTCATAATGCAGCCCTACAGCCGCTGGGTGGGCACCCTCTGGATTCTGGGAGGACTGCTCCTCTATTCCCTCTACCGCTGGGGGGCACGCCTTTCTCTCACCAAGGCCCCACCGACCCTGGAGGAGAGGTAGTGGAGTTTCATAAAATCCTGGTCCCGGTGGGGGGCACCACGGTGGATGAGGACGCCCTGGACCTGGCCATATCCCTCGCCAGGAAAAACAAGGCCAAGGTTCTGGTAATATATGTAGTGGAGGTGGGCCGGGGCCTGCCCCTGGATGTGTCTTTGGCCGGGGAGACGAAAAAGGGGAACGAGGTGCTGAACAAGGCAGAGGAACTGGCCACGGAGGCGGACTATGAGGTGGAGGTGGACCTCCTCCAGTCCCGGGACGTGGGCCCGGCTATTGTGGACGAGGCGGTGGAGAGGGAGATGGACCTGATAGTCATGGGCATACCCTATAAGAGGCGCTTTGGCGAGTTTGACCTGGGGAGGGTTGTGCCCTATGTCCTCAAGAACGCCCCCTGCCGGGTGATGGTGCTCAGGGAGCCCGGGGGGGGATAGGATGAATGTACTCATCATGGGCTGTGGCCGGGTGGGGGCCCGGCTGGCCTCCTCGCTGGATGCCCAGGGGCATAAGGTGACCGTTCTGGATGTGGATGCCTACAGCTTCCGCCGCCTCCTTCCCACCTTTGGTGGCACCGCCCTCCTGGGGGATGGCACCGACGAGGAAGCCCTGAGAAAGGCGGGAATCGAGAAGGCCGATGCCTTTGTGGCCCTCACCCAGGGGGACAACCGGAATATCCTGGCTGCGCAGATAGCCAAACACCTCTTTCAGGTCCCCAGGGTCCTGTGCCGCATCTATGACCCCCTGCGCCGGGACCTCTACGAGGCCCTGGGGCTGGAGGCCATCGGCCCCACTACCATAATAGCCGAGACCTTCAGGAAAAGGCTGGCGGGTTGAATATGTACATCGTGGTGGTAGGTGGCGGCAATATTGGCTATCACCTGGCCCGGAGCCTCCTCTCAGAGGGGCACGAGGTCCTGGTCATTGAGAAGGACGCCCAGAGGTGCGAGCGTATCAGCGAGGAGCTGGGGAGCATCACCCTGCGGGGGGATGGCTGTGAGGTGGCCACCCTGGAGACGGCGGGGGCGGGGCGGGCCGATATGCTTGTCGCCGTTACCGACCATGACGAGGACAACCTGGTCTCCTGCCAGGTGGCCAGGCACCGCTTTGAGGTGAAGCGGACCGTGGCCCGGGTGGCCAATCCCAAGCTGGTGCCCATCTTCCGGAGACTGGGCGTTGACTGTGTGGTGAGTTCCACCATGCTCATCATGGAGCACATTGAACATGAGGTCCCCACCCATCCCCTCATACATCTCCTCACCCTTACTGACGCCCAGATGGAGATCGTGGAGGTGAGGATACCCCCCAAATCGGCGGCGGTGGGCAGGAAAGTGAAGGACCTGCCCCTTCCCTCCGGCACTACCCTTTCCCTCCTCATCCGCCGTCAGCAGAGGCCCCAGATCCCCACCCCGGAGACCGTCCTCCAGGCCGGGGATCAGGTGGTGGCGGTGACCCTGCCGGAGCTGGAGGAGGCCCTGAAGCTGGTGCTGACGGAGACTGCGGGGTGAGGATGGCCAGGAAGGTAGCCTTTCTGGGGCCCCAGGGCACCTTCACCGAGGAGGCGGCCCTCCTCCATAGCCCCCAGGCCGAGCTTGTCCCCTTCCCCAGCATCCCCGCTGTAGCCGCCGCAGTGGATACGGGGATGGCCGATGAAGGGGTGGTGCCCATTGAGAATAGCATTGAGGGCTCGGTCAATGATACCCTGGACATCCTTATCTACGAGTCCCGGGTCCTCATCCACCGGGAACTCATCCTGCCCATAGAGCATTACCTCCTGGCGAAGCCGGGGACCAACTCCCACGAGATAAGGACCATCTTCTCCCATCCCCAGGCCCTGGCCCAGTGCCGCCGCTTTCTGGAGAGGTGCTTCCCCAAGGCCCAGGCCGTGGCCGCCCTCTCCACTGCCGCTGCCGTGGAGGAGATGATGAAGGACTCCGCCCCCTCCGCTGCCATCGGCACCCGCCGGGCCGCCCAGCTCTGGGGTGCCCAAATCCTGGCCCAGGGCATCCAGGACTACAAGCCCAACATCACCCGCTTTGTGGTCCTGGCCCTCCACGACCATCCCCCCACCGGCCGGGACAAGACCTCTCTCTGCTTCTCCTTTGCTGAAGACCGCCCCGGCCAACTCAAGGGGGTCATGGAGGAGTTTGCCTCCCGCCAGATAAACCTGGCCAAGATTGAGTCCCGCCCCCTCAAGGAGAGCTTTGGCCGCTACTTCTTCCTGGTGGACCTGGAGGGGCACCGGGAGGACCCTCCGGTGGCCCAGGCCCTGGCCAACATCAAGGCCAGGACCATCCTCTTCAAGGTCTTCGGCTCCTACCCAAAATACGAGCAGTAGTGCTTGGCAGGCTGCTGTGAAAGGGGTGTCCAGAGGGGCGAAGCCCCTTTGGCAGGGGTCTGGGGGTGTCCCCCAGAAATGATTTCTACCCCCTTCCTGGCCAGGAAGGGGGTAGGGGGATGGTCGAAAGGGTTCTTCATCACGCTGTTAGGAGGTATTCCATGCCCATAGTGAGGGTATCCATGCATTCCGGTCGCACCGCGGCCCAGAAGGCGGAGCTGGCCCGGGCCATCACCGAGGCCATCGTCAAAATCGCCCGCACCACCCCCGAGGCCACCACCGTCATCTTTGAGGACGTCCCCAGGGAGAACTGGGCCACAGGGGGGACCCTCTCCTCCACGCCCCCCAAGGCTTGAGGCCAGGGCATACCAGGAAGCCCAAGAGCTCTGGATTGCCGAGGGCCTAGTCCCCCTGTGGCCAGGCACAGATGAGCTAGAACTTCTTGAACGTTATGGCTGGCTTGAACCCCTTGACGAGAGCTTTGGAGCCCTCCGGTAGTATTCCTGTGTGGGCAACAAGACCCTCAACAATTGGCGTGTCAATCAGGGACCCTGCTGAAATTGTCTTGTTGAACTGGCCTATCTTCTTCATGAAGGCCGCGATTCCCTTTTCAGTGACCGTCTCCATTTCATCAACCGCCAGATATTTGTCCGTGCCGAATAATCCTCCTTCCTTCTTCCCAAGGACATCAAACGCATACTTCTTAGAAGGTAGCTGGAATCCCTGCTTCAGAAGGTAACTCTGCACCTTCCCCACAATGTCCACGGAGGATGCCTGTGCTTTTGTCCGCTTGGTCTTCCCCCTACCGTAGTGTTTCGCTTTGTAGGTCTCGATTGACATTGTGCCCATCGCGAGGTTGCATTGGTGGCAGATTGGCCGCAGATTTTCTAACTTGTCTTTTCCACCTTTCACAGAGGCTTTGTTATGACCTGCATCAAAATTAAATACGGTGATGGCCGTTTTGCATACATAGCAACGTCCCTCGGCTTCCGGGCCGAAATACTTCTTCCACGTGGCTTCCTTGAGAGGCTTTGGGATTGCCTTCCGTTTCCTCTTCGGTTTGTCATCATCAAACAATCCCACTCAGATGTCCCCCCTTCCCCAGAAGTCTGACTGGGGCTGCCTAGCCCTAACTTCCTGAGCGGAGAGCCACAAGGCCACCAAGCAACGTGATGACCGCCACCACGAAGATTGGTGCGAAAAGCCGCTCAGAAGCATGAGCAGCACTCAGGCCAAGTAGCAGCAGGAAACTCACGGCTGATAGGGCAAGGAGGCCTACCGCGAATTGCCTTCTTGACATGGCAGAAACATATCAGGCCTGACGGGGGGTGTCAATGGATAGGCAGAACAACCGCGTTTCCAGGCTCTTGCCCGTCGTCAGCCCTTAGCTTTCGTTGACAGGGCCAGGCGGGGGATGGTATAAAAAGGCGGGGCTGGGTAGCTCAGTGGTAGAGCAGGGGACTCATAAGCCCTTGGTCGTCAGTTCAAATCTGACCCCAGCCACTATCTAAACAGGGTTTCCTTGGCAACATTTTGGCAACATTCTTCTCTGGTGCCTACCTCGGGGCACCCTGCCTGAGGCCCTCGGGGAGGGCCCTGGATGTCCCGCCTGGCAGACCCAGCCCCTCTTCAAAAGCCCTGGCCGCCGCCTCCTGGAGGCCGGGGGTGACATGGGAATAGGTGTCTAGGGTTATAGCTATTGTGGCATGGCCCAGACGCTCCGAGACTATTTTGGGGTGAACGCCCTGGGCCAACATTAGGGAGGCGTGGGTATGCCGGGCATCGTGCATCCGAACGCCTTCAAGGCCCGCCTTCTGCGCTACCTTCTCCCAGGCGTGAGACACGGTATCGGGGAGCATGGGGCGGCCATCGGGCCAGGCGAATACCAGGTCATCATCCCCGAGTGTCGTTCCCAATGCGGCCCTTACCGCTTCGTGGTTCTCCCGGTGCTGGCGCAGTAGGATGGCCAGGGAGGGGGGAAGGGATACCAAACGCCTACCCTTCGCCGTCTTGGGTTCACAGAAGGCTATCTCGCCGCCCTTCAAGGTGTGCATGGCCTGGGCAACGGACAGATGCCCCAGAGTTAAGTCAAGATCGCGCCATCTGAGCCCCAACGCCTCGCTCCTGCGCAAGCCGCTGAATAGCAGCGTGTAGAAGAGCGGGTAATAGTCTGTCCCTCGGGCTGTCTCCAGAAAGCGCAAAGTCTCCGCCTGATTCATGAACCTCATTTCGTGACGGCCGGGACGCGGGGGCGTAGCAGCCAGGGCCACATTCCGGCTCACCAGCTCGAGGCGCACAGCGTCAGCAAGGGCCTTGCCGAGTATCCTATGACATTGGTTCACCGTGGACGAGCTGAGCCTGCCGCCCTGTATCCGCCCTGTCTCTAACGTCTTCTGATAGAACGCCTGGAGGTGCTGGGGGCGAAGCTCAGTCAATGGAAGTTGGCCCAACTCCGGGATAAGGTGACGTTCAACTTTGCTCGTGTACCCCGCCAACGTGGAGGGCCTGAGATTGGTCTGCCCTTTCAGCCATTGGCGCAGGTATTGTCCCAGGGTGACTCTGGCAGGTTTGACATAGCTTCCCGTCTCCAGGGAGTGCAAGAGCTCCCTCAGTTTCCTCTCGGCGTCCTTCTTTGTCCCCCGGACTGTGACAGACCTCTGGCGGCGTCTCCCCGTCTGCGGGTCACGGCCCGCGTCAAATAGCAGACGCCAGGTCCCCTTGCTCCTCTGGACAATACACCCTTTCATCTTTCCCCCTCACCTATCTCCACAAGTGCCGACAATACCGACAAGTGTACAGAATATCGTGTGCTTTCAGGATATGGCTAGTGATGCCTGACATCTTGCCTTCCAGATCCCGAATCTCTGACAGGACTCGCAGTGCCTCCTTCATATTGTCCAAATCAGCGAGCTTCCTGATCATCTCCAGGTGTGGCCTTCTCACTGCTTCTAACTCGCCGCTCTCTTCGGTCGCGAAGGCGCCAAACATCACGCCGGTGCCGGGAGGGGAATCGCGCCGGTAGAGCGGTGAGATTCTGGCCTGCCAGAGTCTTTCCTCATCCTCAGACTTAGGCGGGTTCTTCGCGCGCTCAAAAGCCTGCCACAGGGCCGTCAAGATCCAGTACTCTCCTTTGCCTTTCCCAAGCTGCTTTGCCTCCTGCAGTATCTGCTTCCTCAGTGCCGTGAACTCGCGAACGAGCTGCTGCCACTTCGCATGATATCCCCACAGGGTGCGGGAGCGAATGTGTCGCCGCAGCATGTGATTCTGGTCAGCATCGCCCTCGATTGAGGGCTGGTACGGCTCTTCCCAGTCCTCAGCGCGTGTGAATGGGAAGAAGGGGTCGCCGGAATAAAGCTGGCCGAGCCAGTCCCTTCCTACCTTCTGCACCTCGTCTAGGTGCTCCTCCAGCCACTTCTTCTTGAGCTCCCTCTTCACATCGGATGCTCCGTCCGATGCTCTCCGTCCAGGCATTTTGTCCGACTCCTTTCCAGCATATATGAGAGCGGTAAATACTGCTTATATGCCTATCTTACAACAACGCCAGTCATATCTTTATCCACTTGCCCCTGTGCTGTAGACCACTATATCATAGGTTGTATGTTAAATCAAGTACCCAACCGGGACTGGACATCGGCTGTCTCTCGGCAGCGGGGGTGCCCTGTGGAAGGGTAAAGGGGACAAGGGTGGAGCTGAAATGAGGCCTAGACTTCCTGAACGGGGGACAAACAAGATGGGCACCGAGGAGCGCCTCACTGTTACGGTTCCCGAAGCTGCCCGGCTCTTGGGGATCGGACGCGGACTCGCCTACGAACTTGCCCGTCTTGGCGAACTTCCGTGCCTTAGGTTCGGTCGCCGTCTGGTGATCCCGAGGGCGGCCCTCACCGAGATGCTGGCCAGTGCGGCAAACAAGGGGCCCGCTCCGACCGTTGATGAGCCGGCCTCGGGGGGACATTCTCTCAGACACGGCTTTCCTTCCGACCTGGACGGCGGGCCAACGCCCCGCTCCGGCCGTGAACTCAAGACGCGCAAGTCGACAGCCGGAGACGCAACTACCGCGTGAAGAGCTACCTTGAGCCTGACGAGGTGAAGTCTCTGGAGGATGCCGCCAACAACCTCCGGGACCGGTTGTTGATTAGGCTGTTGTCTCACCTGGGATCCCGCGTGACTGAGGCCCTGCGTATCGCGGTAGAAGACGTTGACCTAGTCAGCGGAACGGTCACTATCCAGCACCTGAAGACACGTATGCGGCTCTCTTGCCCTCAGTGCGAGACCAGGCTTGGCAGGAGCCACAGCTTCTGTCCCAAGTGCGGGTCGAAGGTGGAGAAGATGGTCGCTGAGGAAAGGGAGCATCGCCGGGTCAGAACCCTGCCCGTCGACCGAGAAACGCTGGATATGCTCCAGGACTACATACAGCGGGGCGGCCCCGTCACGAAGGATGGCAGACAACTCCTCTTCGGTATCGGCCGTGGCCAGGCATGGCGGGTGGTCTCGGAGTGCGCCCGCCGGGCGGGATTGGGCGCACTGCTCAATCCGGACTCCGGCAGAAAGAGGGGAGTGAGTCCGCATAGGTTGCGGGATGCCTTCGCCGTGCACGCCATGAAGGTTGATGACTCTGGAGACGGCCTTAGGCTGCTGCAGGAACATCTGGGTCATGTCAGCTTCAACACGACCGCCAGATACAGGAAGGTGGCTGGCGAGGAGCACAGGCAGTGGTATGACAAGCTCTGGGGCAAGCCGGTAGGTGAGGAGCCCTTAGGTGAATAGGAGGCACCAACGGTGGTCCTGCCCCTGAAGCCAGCCAGGGGCGGCTTTCTGCGGGCTTTCCGCTGCGGCTGGTTCATCAGCGAGTTCCTGCTGGGCCACGGCCCCGAGGGCTCACCGATCATAGACCCAGCCGTGGGCGCTCCACAGGCTGAGATCTGCTACCACTACAAGATGGCCCTCATCAGGGCCACTGCAATGGACAGGGCCGCGAGGAGGGAAGAGCGGCTGGCGCGCCACGAGAAGCGCGCCATAAGCCCCGACAACATCGAGGAGCTGGCAAAGATGTACGTGGCACGGTCTCCATACAAGGCCAGCGGAGTCCGCTATCACTCCTTTGTAGTCTACTTCTCCACCCTCCGCAGACTGGGCTGGGTGGAGTTCAGCGGGAAGGAGGAGTCCTCAGCCTTCCAGGACCACTATCCCCAGGGTCCGCCCCGGAGGTACTACCGCCTCACGGCTGCAGGCATGGCCGCCCCGGACTCCGCCTGGAGAGACCCCTTCTCCACCCTCTACGGGGGCGGCTGAGCACCATGTCCCTGGAAGAGCGGTATGCCCACGACCCTCAGCTTCTCGCCTTCTACCGGAAGCATCTGCTTGAGCCGGGTTGGGCCGGAGACCTCAGTCCCGACGAGCTGGCCTACATCAAGGCGGAACTCAGTCAGTCGGCCTCCCTGAGGCGGCGCTGGGGCTTCCGCCCCTCGGCAAAGAGGCTCTCGGAGAGCCGCGTAAGGGCCGTGGCCGGAGACGGCCTCCAGGCCGCCAGCAGCCGAGTTTCAGCTTCAGTAGGCCGAGGGCAAAGACCCTAGACGACATCTCCCCCCACAGCGGGGCTAAGACCTCCGCCGGGTAGATACGAAAACAGGCTCCTCAAGCCCAGACGCTAGCGGTCTAGCTGACGCCCAAGCCCCTCCCACCCCTGCCTGAGGCAGCGCCCCTCCCAAAAGGAAGCCTCTGCCTCTGAGCGTCCGCCCCT is from Chloroflexota bacterium and encodes:
- a CDS encoding APC family permease, which produces MNKNRESDRLGHRRPGDRVVRLHRGRASHLRRVLGIPSLYSVGYGNVGSSIYYALGLVALWALGATPVALGVAGIFFIFTALTYAEGTAMFPEAGGSASFARHAFNDLFGFLAGWSLIFGYIVTIAISAFAIPPYLGYFWAPLKESLLLGPAIAMGIVFFLVLINIVGIKESSFLNVALSLLDILTQIAIVVVGFVLLFDWPLLKGRILDFWPSPSKLVFGIAIATIAFTGIESVSQMAEETRRPERRVPAALILMVVTVLVLFAGISLVGLSVMTPDQLAGEWARDPVAGIADGLREAIHSEEIALSVAREPAQVIIIHWLLEVFRNLLRPLVALLAATILLVATNAGLLGISRVAFSMGQHRQLPPIFSRIHHGFKTPYISILVFGLVAILILAQGMRQADIFVKMGGLYAFGSMLSFALAHASVIALRVRHPRHHRPFRLWPNLKIKGWELPWTALLGLLGTVGVWIVVVIMQPYSRWVGTLWILGGLLLYSLYRWGARLSLTKAPPTLEER
- a CDS encoding universal stress protein yields the protein MEFHKILVPVGGTTVDEDALDLAISLARKNKAKVLVIYVVEVGRGLPLDVSLAGETKKGNEVLNKAEELATEADYEVEVDLLQSRDVGPAIVDEAVEREMDLIVMGIPYKRRFGEFDLGRVVPYVLKNAPCRVMVLREPGGG
- a CDS encoding TrkA family potassium uptake protein, whose amino-acid sequence is MNVLIMGCGRVGARLASSLDAQGHKVTVLDVDAYSFRRLLPTFGGTALLGDGTDEEALRKAGIEKADAFVALTQGDNRNILAAQIAKHLFQVPRVLCRIYDPLRRDLYEALGLEAIGPTTIIAETFRKRLAG
- a CDS encoding TrkA family potassium uptake protein translates to MYIVVVGGGNIGYHLARSLLSEGHEVLVIEKDAQRCERISEELGSITLRGDGCEVATLETAGAGRADMLVAVTDHDEDNLVSCQVARHRFEVKRTVARVANPKLVPIFRRLGVDCVVSSTMLIMEHIEHEVPTHPLIHLLTLTDAQMEIVEVRIPPKSAAVGRKVKDLPLPSGTTLSLLIRRQQRPQIPTPETVLQAGDQVVAVTLPELEEALKLVLTETAG
- the pheA gene encoding prephenate dehydratase, giving the protein MARKVAFLGPQGTFTEEAALLHSPQAELVPFPSIPAVAAAVDTGMADEGVVPIENSIEGSVNDTLDILIYESRVLIHRELILPIEHYLLAKPGTNSHEIRTIFSHPQALAQCRRFLERCFPKAQAVAALSTAAAVEEMMKDSAPSAAIGTRRAAQLWGAQILAQGIQDYKPNITRFVVLALHDHPPTGRDKTSLCFSFAEDRPGQLKGVMEEFASRQINLAKIESRPLKESFGRYFFLVDLEGHREDPPVAQALANIKARTILFKVFGSYPKYEQ
- a CDS encoding tautomerase family protein, which encodes MPIVRVSMHSGRTAAQKAELARAITEAIVKIARTTPEATTVIFEDVPRENWATGGTLSSTPPKA
- a CDS encoding HNH endonuclease, which gives rise to MFDDDKPKRKRKAIPKPLKEATWKKYFGPEAEGRCYVCKTAITVFNFDAGHNKASVKGGKDKLENLRPICHQCNLAMGTMSIETYKAKHYGRGKTKRTKAQASSVDIVGKVQSYLLKQGFQLPSKKYAFDVLGKKEGGLFGTDKYLAVDEMETVTEKGIAAFMKKIGQFNKTISAGSLIDTPIVEGLVAHTGILPEGSKALVKGFKPAITFKKF
- a CDS encoding site-specific integrase — its product is MKGCIVQRSKGTWRLLFDAGRDPQTGRRRQRSVTVRGTKKDAERKLRELLHSLETGSYVKPARVTLGQYLRQWLKGQTNLRPSTLAGYTSKVERHLIPELGQLPLTELRPQHLQAFYQKTLETGRIQGGRLSSSTVNQCHRILGKALADAVRLELVSRNVALAATPPRPGRHEMRFMNQAETLRFLETARGTDYYPLFYTLLFSGLRRSEALGLRWRDLDLTLGHLSVAQAMHTLKGGEIAFCEPKTAKGRRLVSLPPSLAILLRQHRENHEAVRAALGTTLGDDDLVFAWPDGRPMLPDTVSHAWEKVAQKAGLEGVRMHDARHTHASLMLAQGVHPKIVSERLGHATIAITLDTYSHVTPGLQEAAARAFEEGLGLPGGTSRALPEGLRQGAPR
- a CDS encoding helix-turn-helix domain-containing protein codes for the protein MGTEERLTVTVPEAARLLGIGRGLAYELARLGELPCLRFGRRLVIPRAALTEMLASAANKGPAPTVDEPASGGHSLRHGFPSDLDGGPTPRSGRELKTRKSTAGDATTA
- a CDS encoding tyrosine-type recombinase/integrase, with product MKSYLEPDEVKSLEDAANNLRDRLLIRLLSHLGSRVTEALRIAVEDVDLVSGTVTIQHLKTRMRLSCPQCETRLGRSHSFCPKCGSKVEKMVAEEREHRRVRTLPVDRETLDMLQDYIQRGGPVTKDGRQLLFGIGRGQAWRVVSECARRAGLGALLNPDSGRKRGVSPHRLRDAFAVHAMKVDDSGDGLRLLQEHLGHVSFNTTARYRKVAGEEHRQWYDKLWGKPVGEEPLGE
- a CDS encoding PadR family transcriptional regulator, which translates into the protein MVLPLKPARGGFLRAFRCGWFISEFLLGHGPEGSPIIDPAVGAPQAEICYHYKMALIRATAMDRAARREERLARHEKRAISPDNIEELAKMYVARSPYKASGVRYHSFVVYFSTLRRLGWVEFSGKEESSAFQDHYPQGPPRRYYRLTAAGMAAPDSAWRDPFSTLYGGG